The window GGTCTGCGCGGACGGTTCCGGCCGCAGGGCGGAGCTGAAACCGCAGTGACGCTGACATCCGTCTGCGGCCTCGACCAGACGACGATGAACTCACTGCTCCCCAGCCGCATGATGAACACGGCTCACGACCAGAATTCGGTGACGCCGGCGCACGATAGACCCTAGGAACACCTCCCCTTTGAGCTCTAAACGTGCAAACAACGACGTGTCATTTACCATCGAAAAGGCGGTAGACCGGATAAAATAAATTCGTTCGATGAAATATCCTCGTATGTCTTCACCGGAAACCTATGCACCCTGATTCAACCCGATCATAGACGATATCGGGGGAGATGCCCTGTCACGGTCGGATCAGGATCGGGCCACAAACTGCTTGCCGTGACAGAGACGGCGTGGCACGTTCATCTCTCTTCAAGTGTTTGCTTCGATCTTTTCCGATCATTCATCGAACGGAGTCGCCGGCCGCAATCTGCGGGCACCGTTTACAGGGTCGACCCTGGTGCCCCCCGCCCTTCCCGCCGCCAGGCTGATGCCCCTCATCACCAGAGGTCGGCATGGGGACTGCGCGTGACGAGACGAGCGGCGACCGGAAACCGTCCGCCGGGGGCTCACGATGACAGACAGACCTTTCCCGACTGCGCTCGCGGCCATCTGCATCGTCGCCGGCCTGTGCCTGACAGCCTCAGCGTCGGCGCAAGAGCTGACGGTGGATCGCATCAGGCAGGCGTTGTCGCCCGCGGCGCCTTTGACGCGGAGCCTGTCCGCGCACAGGCCCGAAGCCGGCGACGACAACTCCGGGTTCGTCGATTCCTTGCGGAACAGGCCGGCGACATCCTTCACGGGCGACGACCGCGCCAAGCTGGCGACCTTCAAGGCCGACAAACCGTCCATCGACCTCGTGCTGCAGTTCGACTTCAACTCGGACGCGCTGCGTGGCCAGGCGATGAAGACCGCGGTCATGCTCGGCGAAGCGATCTCGAGCCCCGAGTTCAGGGGCCGGACCTTCCTGATCGCCGGCTACACGGACGCGAAGGGCAGCGACCAGTTCAACCAGGCTCTGTCGGAGCGCCGCGCCGCGTCCGTGCGGGCCTTCCTGATCCAGCGCTACCACGTGCCACCGTCGGACCTGATCGCGGTGGGCTATGGCAAGACCGACCTCAAGGACCCCGCCGACCCGACGGCGGCCATCAACCGGCGCGTCCAGGCTGTGAACCTGCTGCCGACCAGAAGCGCGGCGAAGTGAGCGATCGCGCGCCCCCGCGCGGTCGCGCTCGCCGGGCCGCGTGCGGTGCCGCGCTGGCGTCGGTCGTGGGCGGGGCGCTCGCCTGTGCGGCCTCCGCGGCGCCCATCGAGAGGCCCTCGATCGGCCCGATGAGGGTCGCGAAGGCCTGCATCACCGAAACCGTCCGCGTGACCGGCTTCGCGGTCGCCCGTGGCGAACGTCGCCTCGCCCTGCCGATGCCCGGCTACCGGATCAGCGAGGTCCTGGTGAGCGAGGGGGACGCCGTCGCGGCGAGCCAGGATCTCATACGGGCCGTGCCGACCGACCCGGGCCCGGCCGCGACCGCCGCACCCGCGGTCCTGCGCGCGCCGGCGGCCGGCACCGTCACCCAACTCGCCGCGGCCGCGGGGGACCTCACGGGTGCCGCATCGGCGGGCCAGCCCCTGCTCACGATCACCACCGACGCCGCCATCGACGTCGTCGTCGACGTGCCGAGCCCCTTCGCGGCGCGCATCCGGAGGGGCGCGGGCGCCCGCGTGCGCGGCCTCCACGGCGCCGACGCCGGTGCCACGGTCAAGGACCCCGTGAGCACGGTGAACCCGGCAACGCAGCTGGGCCAGGCTCGCGTCGCGGTCGACGCCGCGTCCCACCTCAGGCCCGGGCAGTTCGCGAGCGTCAGGATCGAGGTCGGGCGGGAATGCAGGGTCACGATCCCGCAGGCGGCCGTCACGCTGAAGGACGGCGTCGCCAGCGTGCAGGTGCTCGACGGCGCGACGCTGGAAAGGCGAACGATCGTGACGGGTCTGTCGGACGACACCGACGTCCAGGTCCGCGAAGGCCTGTCCGAGGGCGACGTCGTGGTGGCTTCGGCGGGGTCGGGCGTCGAAGGCCTGCCCGCGGACGCCCTTTCCGGCCCGCCCGCCGCGCCAGCGAAGCCGTGACAGCGCGAGGCCCCCGTGATCCGCGCGTCGGCAAGGTCGTGAGGTCGGCATGGCGCTGAACGTTTCGTCGCTCGCGATCAGGCGGCCCCTGCCCTCGATCGTCTTCTCGATCGTGCTGCTGCTGCTCGGCTGGTCGAGCTTCCTCCGCCTCCCCGTCACGCGCCTGCCGAGCGCCGACATCCCCCTGATCTCCGTCGTGGTCAGCCAGTTCGGCGCCGCCCCGGCCGAGATCGAGGCGCAGGTCACGCGGACGGTGGAGGACGGCGTGTCGAGCGTCGAGGGCGTCCGCCATATCTCGTCCTCGATCACGGACGGGCTGTCGGTCACGACCATCGCGTTCCGCCTGGAAACCAACACGGACCGGGCGTTGAACGACGTCAAGGACGCGGTGACGCGCGTCCGGGCGAGCCTGCCGCGCAGCGCGGAGGAGCCGCTCATCCAGCGCGTCGACGTCGTGGGGCTGCCGATCGTCACCTATGCGGCGGTGGCGCCGGACAAGACCCCGGCCCAGATCTCGGCCTTCATGGACGAGGTGGTGAAGCGCTCGCTGCAGGACGTGAAGGGCGTCGGCCAGGTGGACCTCATCGGCGGGGTGACGCGCGAGATCCTGGTCGCGCTCGACCCCTACCGGCTGCAGGCCTTCGGGCTGAGCGCCGTCGACGTCAGCCGGCGCCTGCGCGGCACCAACGTGACGGTGACCGGGGGGCGGGCCGCCATCGGGGGGCGGGACGAGGCGATCCGCACGCTCGCCTCCGCGCCCACGCTGGACGCGCTGGCCAGCACCATGGTGACTCTGCCGTCCGGCGGCGAGGTCCGCCTCAAGGACCTCGGCGGGGTGACGGACTCCATCGCTGAGCGCCGGTCCTTCGCCCGGCTGGACGGAAACGCCGTCGTGGCGGTCGGGGTCAAGCGGGCGCAGGGCGCGAGCGACGTCGTCGTGGCCGACGCCGTCCGCCGGCGCATCGACCTCATCAGGGCCGAGCACCCGGACTTCGACCTTCGGCTCATCGACACCTCGGTCGACTTCACCGTCGGCAACTACGACGCCGCGATCGAGACCCTGTTCGAGGGCGCGATCCTGGCCGTGGTGATCGTGTTCCTGTTCCTGCGGGACATCCGGGCCACCGTCATCGTGGCCCTGTCGCTGCCCCTGTCGATCATGCCCGCGTTCTGGGCCATGGACGTGCTGGGGTTCTCGCTGAACCTCGTGAGCTTCCTCGCCATCACCCTGTCTACCGGCATCCTGGTCGACGACTCGATCGTCGAGATCGAGAACATCGTGCGGCACATGCGGATGGGCAAGCCGGCCCTCCAGGCTGCCTCGGATGCCGCCGACGAGATCGGCCTCGCCGTGATCGCGATCAGC is drawn from Lichenibacterium dinghuense and contains these coding sequences:
- a CDS encoding OmpA family protein; the encoded protein is MRNRPATSFTGDDRAKLATFKADKPSIDLVLQFDFNSDALRGQAMKTAVMLGEAISSPEFRGRTFLIAGYTDAKGSDQFNQALSERRAASVRAFLIQRYHVPPSDLIAVGYGKTDLKDPADPTAAINRRVQAVNLLPTRSAAK
- a CDS encoding HlyD family efflux transporter periplasmic adaptor subunit; translated protein: MRVAKACITETVRVTGFAVARGERRLALPMPGYRISEVLVSEGDAVAASQDLIRAVPTDPGPAATAAPAVLRAPAAGTVTQLAAAAGDLTGAASAGQPLLTITTDAAIDVVVDVPSPFAARIRRGAGARVRGLHGADAGATVKDPVSTVNPATQLGQARVAVDAASHLRPGQFASVRIEVGRECRVTIPQAAVTLKDGVASVQVLDGATLERRTIVTGLSDDTDVQVREGLSEGDVVVASAGSGVEGLPADALSGPPAAPAKP